The following proteins come from a genomic window of Kitasatospora cineracea:
- a CDS encoding RICIN domain-containing protein has product MSTPLRRTLATAAAAALACLAAGLPAPASAAAPPAATYTVGVSAPVPFGHPTDTPAVPYLDKDGTFYYQQSAALYGANDPRRWDFYTGADFDGAAFSSTLGDSADPADPKDRNSDTTRRCNNSPTGLTASYAPAGSSYAQKNYCDLSGIWIDPDTGDWYGLVHNEFSPQPFGDGLHFDAIDYAVSTDQGRTWKIRDHVVTSPYRTARGDTAQFPNQTYYYGDGDQRLLVDTASGYFYLFYGSRVVDKSGGWKAFHEHVARAPISGKMAPGSWQKWYDGAWSEPGVGGRESSMVPVGPSGGTGYVPPSGEYDPANTGTSAQQIAAGKMPATSPLFVMDVTYDAYLGLYVGEPQAVDQSGNAPQQYYVTDDLSTQKWYLAGDTGGYRTASWYRWFLDGGNRTSSQIVGRTFRSYCSFGCSNGASGEYVNTTLTSTAAAPAPVDVTRAYRIASGDGRVLAQVAGSAGTTSLPAATGSALESWTFAAVGDGSYRIANSATGQLLGVDSTGTAGRAWGARPTATAAPADGPTVGQQWWVLRSGSAYHLVNRYSGLDLALSAAAGRPAETVPTRTWTDTSGSAVGGGRTAAEQTLALTPVGTAAEVVTVAAPGRQSGTVGTAVSLQLSGTDSLGKALTWSATGLPAGLSVSPAGLVTGTPTAVGAATVTATASSGTATGSTAFTWAVNPVLGGSHTLLAAGKALDDPGHSTSTGTQFVVWTPNGGPNQSWVLTRQGDGSYQITNGESKLCMDVSGGSTAPGAAVIQWTCTGGANQRWLVDAVSGGGYTVTSRSSGLLLTAGSTADGAPVTQQADTGSALQHWSVG; this is encoded by the coding sequence ATGAGCACTCCCCTGCGCAGAACCCTGGCCACCGCCGCCGCGGCGGCCCTCGCCTGCCTCGCCGCGGGCCTGCCCGCCCCGGCGTCGGCGGCGGCGCCGCCCGCCGCGACCTACACGGTCGGCGTCAGCGCCCCCGTCCCGTTCGGGCACCCCACCGACACGCCCGCCGTCCCCTACCTCGACAAGGACGGCACGTTCTACTACCAGCAGTCCGCCGCGCTCTACGGCGCGAACGACCCCCGCAGGTGGGACTTCTACACCGGCGCCGACTTCGACGGCGCCGCCTTCTCCAGCACCCTCGGCGACTCCGCCGACCCGGCCGACCCGAAGGACCGCAACAGCGACACCACCCGGCGCTGCAACAACAGCCCCACCGGCCTGACGGCCAGTTACGCCCCGGCCGGCAGCAGCTACGCGCAGAAGAACTACTGCGACCTCTCGGGGATCTGGATCGACCCGGACACCGGCGACTGGTACGGCCTGGTCCACAACGAGTTCTCCCCGCAGCCCTTCGGGGACGGCCTGCACTTCGACGCGATCGACTACGCGGTCTCCACCGACCAGGGCCGCACCTGGAAGATCCGCGACCACGTGGTCACCTCGCCCTACCGCACCGCCCGCGGCGACACCGCCCAGTTCCCGAACCAGACGTACTACTACGGCGACGGCGACCAGCGCCTGCTCGTCGACACCGCGTCCGGCTACTTCTACCTCTTCTACGGCTCCCGGGTGGTCGACAAGAGCGGCGGCTGGAAGGCGTTCCACGAGCACGTGGCGCGCGCCCCGATCTCCGGCAAGATGGCGCCCGGCTCCTGGCAGAAGTGGTACGACGGCGCGTGGAGCGAGCCGGGCGTCGGCGGCCGGGAGTCCTCGATGGTGCCGGTCGGGCCGTCCGGCGGCACCGGCTACGTCCCGCCGTCCGGCGAGTACGACCCGGCCAACACCGGCACCTCCGCGCAGCAGATCGCGGCCGGGAAGATGCCCGCAACCTCGCCGCTGTTCGTCATGGACGTCACCTACGACGCCTACCTGGGCCTGTACGTCGGCGAGCCGCAGGCCGTCGACCAGAGCGGCAACGCCCCCCAGCAGTACTACGTCACCGACGACCTCTCCACCCAGAAGTGGTACCTGGCCGGCGACACCGGCGGCTACCGCACCGCGTCCTGGTACCGCTGGTTCCTCGACGGCGGCAACCGGACCAGCTCGCAGATCGTCGGCCGGACCTTCCGCTCCTACTGCTCCTTCGGCTGTTCGAACGGCGCCTCCGGCGAGTACGTGAACACCACCCTCACCTCCACCGCCGCCGCGCCCGCCCCGGTCGACGTGACCCGGGCGTACCGCATCGCCAGCGGCGACGGCCGGGTGCTCGCCCAGGTCGCCGGGTCCGCGGGCACCACCTCGCTGCCCGCGGCCACCGGCAGCGCCCTGGAGTCCTGGACCTTCGCCGCCGTCGGCGACGGCTCCTACCGGATCGCCAACTCCGCCACCGGGCAACTGCTCGGGGTCGACTCCACCGGAACCGCCGGGCGCGCCTGGGGCGCCCGGCCGACCGCCACCGCCGCGCCCGCCGACGGCCCGACCGTCGGCCAGCAGTGGTGGGTCCTCCGGTCGGGCAGCGCCTACCACCTGGTCAACCGCTACAGCGGCCTCGACCTGGCGCTCTCCGCCGCCGCCGGGCGCCCGGCCGAGACCGTCCCGACCCGGACCTGGACCGACACCTCGGGCAGCGCCGTGGGCGGCGGCCGCACCGCGGCCGAGCAGACCCTCGCGCTGACACCGGTGGGCACCGCCGCCGAGGTCGTGACCGTCGCCGCCCCCGGCAGGCAGTCCGGCACCGTCGGCACCGCCGTCTCGCTCCAGCTGAGCGGCACCGACTCGCTGGGCAAGGCGCTCACCTGGTCCGCCACCGGGCTGCCCGCGGGGCTGTCGGTCAGCCCGGCGGGCCTGGTCACCGGCACCCCCACGGCGGTCGGCGCCGCGACGGTCACCGCGACCGCCTCCTCCGGCACCGCCACCGGTTCCACCGCCTTCACCTGGGCGGTGAACCCGGTGCTCGGCGGGTCCCACACCCTGCTGGCCGCGGGCAAGGCCCTCGACGACCCGGGCCACTCCACCAGTACCGGGACGCAGTTCGTCGTCTGGACCCCGAACGGCGGGCCCAACCAGAGCTGGGTCCTCACCCGGCAGGGCGACGGCAGCTACCAGATCACCAACGGCGAGTCCAAGCTCTGCATGGACGTCAGCGGCGGCTCCACCGCGCCGGGCGCCGCGGTCATCCAGTGGACCTGCACCGGCGGCGCCAACCAGCGCTGGCTGGTCGACGCCGTCAGCGGCGGCGGATACACCGTCACCTCCCGGTCGAGCGGCCTGCTGCTGACCGCCGGCTCCACCGCCGACGGCGCCCCGGTCACCCAGCAGGCCGACACCGGCTCGGCGCTCCAGCACTGGTCCGTCGGCTGA
- a CDS encoding ROK family transcriptional regulator codes for MRQTQRGTTGTVGPAGAILAGHPEVADKASLRRTNLGVLLRHLREGGAQSRTHLAAASGLPKATVSVLVAELIQRGLVREGELDRAGAVGRPHRMVELDGRWICGVGAEIGPDHLTVLALDLRGDVVHQGRRPLDVPALTPQAALHEVADLVADCLSAVAGRGMRAVGITLVTQGSVDSAAGTVTVATNFGWRDVRAVPELRARLGRHAPPVLLENDAESGALAEYLAVPGADTRELVYVTGGIGAGGAGISGGRLLRGSEIGHMKLDRLDRPCGCGRTGCWEVAVGLQALLDAAADPADRVHDRSVDLAERLGDLLARADAGDPRTLGALAAVADDLALGLSVLVDVLNPPRIVLGGYFAVFGRYLVGPAQEFLDRRRIAPGSQQVVVSASGLGLSNAARGGAHLALEGSSRTRRTSRSGRSRPTATGPGEAAVRRVRVRVRTGAPSRIF; via the coding sequence GTGCGACAGACGCAGCGCGGCACAACCGGTACGGTCGGCCCGGCGGGCGCCATCCTGGCGGGCCACCCCGAGGTGGCCGACAAGGCCTCGCTGCGCCGCACCAACCTCGGCGTGCTGCTGCGCCACCTGCGCGAGGGCGGCGCCCAGTCCCGCACCCACCTCGCCGCCGCGAGCGGCCTGCCCAAGGCGACCGTCTCGGTGCTGGTCGCCGAGCTGATCCAGCGCGGCCTGGTCCGCGAGGGCGAGCTCGACCGGGCCGGGGCGGTGGGCCGCCCGCACCGGATGGTCGAGCTGGACGGCCGCTGGATCTGCGGCGTCGGCGCCGAGATCGGGCCCGACCACCTCACCGTGCTCGCCCTCGACCTGCGCGGCGACGTGGTCCACCAGGGCCGCCGCCCCCTCGACGTGCCCGCGCTCACCCCGCAGGCCGCCCTGCACGAGGTGGCCGACCTGGTCGCGGACTGCCTCAGCGCGGTGGCCGGGCGCGGCATGCGCGCCGTCGGGATCACCCTGGTCACCCAGGGCTCGGTCGACAGCGCGGCCGGGACGGTCACCGTGGCCACCAACTTCGGCTGGCGCGACGTGCGGGCCGTGCCCGAGCTGCGCGCCCGGCTGGGGCGGCACGCGCCGCCCGTCCTGCTGGAGAACGACGCCGAGTCCGGCGCCCTCGCCGAGTACCTGGCCGTCCCCGGCGCCGACACCCGCGAACTCGTCTACGTCACCGGCGGGATCGGCGCCGGCGGGGCCGGCATCTCCGGCGGCCGGCTGCTGCGCGGCTCCGAGATCGGCCACATGAAGCTCGACCGGCTCGACCGGCCGTGCGGCTGCGGGCGCACCGGCTGCTGGGAGGTCGCGGTCGGGCTGCAGGCGCTGCTGGACGCCGCCGCCGACCCGGCCGACCGGGTCCACGACCGCTCGGTCGACCTGGCCGAGCGGCTCGGCGACCTGCTGGCGCGGGCCGACGCCGGGGACCCGCGCACGCTCGGCGCGCTGGCCGCCGTCGCCGACGACCTGGCCCTCGGGCTCAGCGTCCTGGTGGACGTGCTGAACCCGCCGCGGATCGTGCTGGGCGGCTACTTCGCGGTCTTCGGCCGCTACCTGGTCGGCCCCGCGCAGGAGTTCCTGGACCGCCGGCGGATCGCGCCCGGCTCCCAGCAGGTGGTGGTCTCGGCCTCCGGGCTCGGCCTGTCCAACGCCGCCCGGGGCGGTGCGCACCTGGCGCTGGAGGGATCTTCCAGGACCCGTCGGACGTCCCGCTCCGGCCGGAGCCGGCCGACGGCGACGGGCCCTGGTGAGGCCGCCGTCCGCCGGGTGCGCGTTCGGGTGCGGACCGGAGCTCCTTCGCGCATTTTTTGA
- a CDS encoding FUSC family protein, whose translation MALPAVPLVLAGHPRLSVYAMLGSFTTTFGRGLPYRRRARVLALVALAMTAAVGAGSLLAARVGPDGGRGGAAAVVAATALVAGAAKFGCDAARLSGLGAVLLLFSFAVAANGAPTGPEAAAQTAAAALGAAVAWALSVSGRLWHPDRPQRLAAAAALRAVADLLERAPGPARSRARHRATGAVLRAYGTLETHPPTRSDQGGRGGPCLQLTDLCWSLLVRSAGNHPENPAAPAHPATPPVLANPADRAAPVGPADHAAPAASADPDDPSAPADPAARATTTDSAAQAHPATPATSPPPGAPANSGHPAVPAGSAGRAAPVGSATPAVSADLPVRLRAQARLLADGSLRSTVLLADLAAPAGRPPDGSGRDGGGSPSRPGPVGRRTAELLAGPGSRRHRAAVHAVPALRMALGTGVAGGLALLLGLGHGYWAALTAAAVLHSVSLRTTTHRAVQRTLGTLAGLAVAVAVLAAGPGPGLLVAVIVLLEFLLEYAVVRNYALGVLFVTPLALLMSDLASPASAEDLVLDRALGSVLGIAVGLLCALLVVHDRAAVRVERALAACTAAAGRAERALAADRFGPAPDDGAEARPDVRTELAQAVVELREADDAAAGELWETGVDPAELAAAEERAYLLLGRLHGSGHRPGRPDRP comes from the coding sequence ATGGCGCTGCCCGCGGTGCCGCTGGTGCTGGCCGGCCACCCCCGGCTGTCGGTGTACGCGATGCTCGGCTCGTTCACCACGACGTTCGGGCGCGGCCTGCCCTACCGGCGCCGGGCTCGGGTGCTGGCCCTGGTGGCGCTGGCGATGACGGCCGCGGTCGGCGCCGGGTCGCTGCTCGCCGCCCGGGTGGGGCCGGACGGCGGCCGGGGCGGCGCGGCCGCCGTGGTGGCCGCCACGGCCCTGGTCGCCGGGGCGGCCAAGTTCGGCTGCGACGCCGCCCGGCTCAGCGGGCTGGGCGCCGTCCTGCTGCTGTTCTCCTTCGCGGTCGCGGCGAACGGGGCCCCCACCGGCCCGGAGGCCGCGGCGCAGACCGCAGCCGCCGCGCTCGGCGCCGCCGTGGCGTGGGCACTGTCGGTGTCCGGCCGGCTCTGGCACCCCGACCGGCCGCAGCGCCTGGCCGCCGCGGCCGCCCTCCGCGCGGTCGCCGACCTGCTGGAACGCGCCCCCGGCCCGGCCCGCTCCCGGGCCCGGCACCGGGCCACCGGCGCCGTACTACGGGCCTACGGCACGCTGGAGACCCACCCACCGACCAGGTCCGACCAAGGCGGGCGCGGCGGCCCCTGCCTACAACTGACCGACCTGTGCTGGTCACTGCTGGTCCGCTCGGCGGGCAACCACCCCGAGAACCCGGCAGCCCCGGCGCATCCGGCAACCCCGCCAGTTCTGGCGAATCCGGCAGACCGCGCAGCCCCGGTCGGCCCAGCCGACCATGCAGCCCCGGCCGCTTCGGCGGATCCGGACGACCCATCAGCTCCGGCCGACCCGGCCGCCCGCGCGACCACGACGGATTCGGCAGCCCAGGCGCATCCGGCAACCCCGGCAACCTCGCCACCTCCAGGGGCCCCGGCGAATTCGGGTCACCCCGCAGTCCCGGCCGGCTCGGCCGGCCGGGCGGCTCCGGTGGGTTCGGCAACCCCGGCGGTCTCGGCCGACCTCCCGGTGCGGCTGCGCGCCCAGGCCCGCCTGCTGGCCGACGGGAGCCTCCGTTCCACGGTGCTGCTGGCCGATCTGGCGGCGCCGGCCGGCAGGCCCCCGGACGGGTCCGGCCGGGACGGGGGCGGATCCCCGTCGCGGCCCGGGCCTGTCGGCCGCCGCACGGCCGAACTGCTGGCGGGCCCCGGCAGTCGGCGGCACCGGGCGGCGGTCCATGCCGTGCCCGCGCTGCGGATGGCGCTCGGCACCGGCGTCGCGGGCGGGCTGGCCCTGCTGCTGGGCCTCGGGCACGGCTACTGGGCGGCCCTGACGGCCGCGGCCGTCCTGCACTCGGTCAGCCTCCGCACCACCACTCACCGGGCGGTGCAGCGCACCCTGGGCACCCTCGCCGGGCTGGCGGTCGCGGTCGCCGTGCTGGCCGCCGGGCCCGGACCCGGGCTGCTGGTGGCGGTGATCGTGCTGCTGGAGTTCCTGCTGGAGTACGCCGTGGTGCGCAACTACGCGCTGGGCGTCCTGTTCGTCACGCCGCTGGCCCTGCTGATGAGCGACCTGGCGTCGCCCGCCTCGGCCGAGGACCTGGTGCTGGACCGGGCGCTGGGCAGCGTGCTCGGCATCGCCGTCGGCCTGCTGTGCGCGCTCCTGGTGGTGCACGACCGGGCCGCCGTCCGGGTCGAGCGGGCGCTCGCGGCCTGCACCGCGGCGGCCGGCCGGGCCGAACGCGCCCTGGCCGCCGACCGGTTCGGGCCGGCCCCGGACGACGGCGCCGAGGCCCGGCCCGACGTCCGGACCGAACTGGCGCAGGCCGTGGTCGAGTTGCGGGAGGCGGACGACGCGGCGGCCGGCGAGCTGTGGGAGACCGGCGTCGACCCGGCGGAGCTGGCCGCCGCGGAGGAGCGCGCCTACCTGCTGCTGGGTCGGCTGCACGGCAGCGGGCACCGCCCCGGCAGGCCGGACCGGCCCTGA
- a CDS encoding TIM-barrel domain-containing protein, with the protein MRSVLPRPGSPGTRRTALGLAVLLMASLFAVLGPAPGAGATTAGNVTGVTRSGDTFTVTTTGKPTARITVARADIFRIWLSPDGTFTNDPAGADLAVRTSFGTVGATLTDAGAYWRIGTSAISLRINKSPLTFALYRADDTTLVWAESQPTSWTNQQTTQYLARGADEQFYGTGLHLGEWALRDKTVPVSVSNSWTENSNASPAPFYMSTNGYGVMRNTWAPGSYNFGAPTQLTHNENRFDAWYFAGDSLKGVLNAYTDVTGKPFLAPIWGLELGNADCFNASNPAYTGDHNRLRHQTTPDAVGYATDARAADMPSGWFLPNDGYGCGYTDLPNTVSSLAAQGVHTGLWTSTGLNSINWEVGTAGSRAVKTDVAWIGGGYKGAFTGVQQAVDGIEKNSDGRRFVWTVDGWAGTQRNAVVWTGDTSGTWDAMRWHVPSIAGAGLSGLNYASGDVDGIYAGSPQTYVRDLQWKAFTPAFMTMSGWGATNPSAGYNDKQPWRYAEPYLSINRKYLQLKMRLMPYLYTMSRVATDTGVPATRAMVLEYPDDPVARGNLTSGQFMAGDSFLVAPVVSDTAVRDGIYLPAGDWTDYWTGKVYTGPGWLNGYSAPLDTLPLFVKSGAAVPMWPQMNYTGEKPVSTLTYDVYPRGASSFTLYEDDGTTRAYQNGASARQTVNVTAPASGSGNVTLAVGAATGSYTGQLASRAYEFTVHAAAAPSTVTVGGTALPKLSGKAAYQAAATGWYFDPADRAGTLWIKAGDHAVNSAFTVTATGLTLPAGTPVTSSGPIPQAGWKVVAADSQETTNENGAAANAIDGSSATIWHTQWSSIAAPLPHEIQIDLGARYAVDGLGYLPRQDGGVNGRIGQYEVYVSDSTTDWGPPVATGTFADTASAKKAAFTAKRGRYLRLRALTEAGNRGPWTSAAEITATGRPAP; encoded by the coding sequence ATGCGATCCGTCCTGCCCCGACCCGGCAGTCCCGGCACCCGCCGCACCGCCCTGGGCCTGGCCGTCCTGCTGATGGCGAGCCTGTTCGCCGTCCTCGGCCCGGCGCCGGGCGCCGGCGCCACCACGGCCGGCAACGTCACCGGCGTCACCCGCTCCGGCGACACCTTCACCGTCACCACCACCGGCAAGCCCACCGCCCGGATCACCGTGGCCCGCGCCGACATCTTCCGGATCTGGCTCTCGCCGGACGGCACCTTCACCAACGACCCGGCCGGCGCGGACCTCGCGGTCAGGACCTCGTTCGGCACCGTCGGGGCCACCCTCACCGACGCCGGCGCCTACTGGCGGATCGGCACCTCCGCGATCAGCCTGCGGATCAACAAGTCGCCGCTGACCTTCGCGCTGTACCGGGCGGACGACACCACCCTGGTCTGGGCCGAGTCCCAGCCGACCAGCTGGACCAACCAGCAGACCACCCAGTACCTCGCGCGCGGCGCCGACGAGCAGTTCTACGGCACCGGCCTGCACCTGGGCGAGTGGGCGCTGCGCGACAAGACCGTCCCGGTCTCCGTCTCCAACTCCTGGACGGAGAACAGCAACGCGAGCCCCGCGCCGTTCTACATGTCCACCAACGGCTACGGCGTGATGCGCAACACCTGGGCCCCCGGCTCCTACAACTTCGGCGCACCGACCCAACTCACCCACAACGAGAACCGGTTCGACGCCTGGTACTTCGCCGGGGACTCGCTCAAGGGCGTCCTGAACGCCTACACCGACGTCACCGGCAAGCCCTTCCTCGCCCCGATCTGGGGACTCGAACTCGGCAACGCCGACTGCTTCAACGCTTCCAACCCCGCCTACACCGGCGACCACAACCGGCTGCGCCACCAGACCACCCCCGACGCGGTCGGCTACGCCACCGACGCCCGCGCCGCCGACATGCCCTCGGGCTGGTTCCTGCCCAACGACGGCTACGGCTGCGGCTACACCGACCTGCCGAACACCGTCAGCTCGCTGGCCGCCCAGGGCGTCCACACCGGCCTGTGGACCTCCACCGGCCTGAACAGCATCAACTGGGAGGTGGGCACGGCCGGTTCGCGCGCGGTGAAGACCGACGTGGCGTGGATCGGCGGCGGCTACAAGGGCGCCTTCACCGGCGTGCAGCAGGCCGTCGACGGTATCGAGAAGAACTCCGACGGCCGCCGCTTCGTCTGGACGGTCGACGGCTGGGCCGGCACCCAGCGCAACGCGGTGGTGTGGACCGGCGACACCTCCGGCACCTGGGACGCGATGCGCTGGCACGTCCCGTCGATCGCGGGCGCGGGCCTGTCCGGCCTCAACTACGCCTCCGGGGACGTCGACGGCATCTACGCGGGCAGCCCGCAGACGTACGTCCGCGACCTGCAGTGGAAGGCGTTCACCCCGGCGTTCATGACCATGTCCGGCTGGGGCGCGACCAACCCGTCCGCCGGGTACAACGACAAGCAGCCCTGGCGGTACGCCGAACCGTACCTGTCGATCAACCGCAAGTACCTGCAGTTGAAGATGCGGCTGATGCCGTACCTGTACACGATGAGCCGGGTCGCCACCGACACCGGCGTGCCCGCCACCCGCGCCATGGTGCTGGAGTACCCCGACGACCCGGTGGCGCGCGGCAACCTGACCAGCGGTCAGTTCATGGCCGGGGACTCCTTCCTGGTCGCCCCCGTGGTCAGCGACACCGCCGTCCGCGACGGCATCTACCTGCCCGCGGGCGACTGGACCGACTACTGGACCGGCAAGGTCTACACCGGCCCCGGCTGGCTGAACGGCTACAGCGCGCCGCTCGACACCCTGCCGCTGTTCGTCAAGTCCGGTGCGGCGGTGCCGATGTGGCCGCAGATGAACTACACCGGCGAGAAGCCCGTCTCCACCCTCACCTACGACGTCTACCCGCGCGGCGCCTCCTCCTTCACCCTCTACGAGGACGACGGCACCACCCGGGCCTACCAGAACGGCGCGTCCGCCCGGCAGACCGTCAACGTCACCGCACCGGCCTCGGGCAGCGGGAACGTCACCCTCGCCGTCGGTGCCGCCACCGGCAGCTACACCGGGCAACTCGCCAGCAGGGCCTACGAGTTCACCGTGCACGCGGCCGCCGCGCCGAGCACCGTCACGGTCGGCGGCACGGCGCTGCCGAAGCTCAGCGGCAAGGCCGCCTACCAGGCGGCCGCCACCGGCTGGTACTTCGACCCCGCCGACCGCGCCGGCACGCTGTGGATCAAGGCCGGCGACCACGCCGTCAACAGCGCGTTCACCGTCACCGCCACCGGCCTCACCCTGCCCGCCGGCACCCCCGTCACCTCCAGCGGCCCGATCCCGCAGGCCGGTTGGAAGGTCGTCGCCGCCGACAGCCAGGAGACCACCAACGAGAACGGCGCCGCCGCCAACGCCATCGACGGCAGCTCCGCGACCATCTGGCACACCCAGTGGTCCAGCATCGCCGCCCCGCTCCCGCACGAGATCCAGATCGACCTCGGCGCCCGCTACGCCGTCGACGGCCTCGGCTACCTGCCCCGGCAGGACGGCGGCGTCAACGGGCGGATCGGGCAGTACGAGGTGTACGTCTCCGACTCGACCACCGACTGGGGGCCGCCGGTGGCCACCGGGACCTTCGCCGACACCGCGAGCGCCAAGAAGGCCGCGTTCACCGCGAAGCGCGGCCGCTACCTGCGGCTGCGGGCGCTGACCGAGGCCGGCAACCGCGGGCCGTGGACCAGCGCGGCCGAGATCACCGCGACGGGACGCCCCGCCCCGTGA
- a CDS encoding FdhF/YdeP family oxidoreductase: MDPSPAGIEPSVGAAPGKPPGFKPYRHPAAGWGAAKSVTKFLVREGEYLDGPRAIMKMNHEDGGFDCPGCAWPDDVKGLKLDLCENGIKHVTWEMTRKRVDRAFFAAHTVTELAGWSDFALEDQGRLTEPMVYDPATDHYRPISWQDAFELVGRTLRGLSDPNRAAFYTSGRLGNEATFLYQLMARELGTNNLPDCSNMCHEASGRAMQAALGTGKGTVDLKDWESADALFILGVNAASNAPRMLTALAGAHKRGARIVHVNPLVEAAARRTIIPHDFVDMALNKATATSSLNVQPRIGGDMALLRGMAKALLESARTDPKALDTLFVERHTSGFEEYRAVCERTSWEEIEHQSGVPRAQILRAAQVYREADRSIVSWCLGVTQHEHGVDTVREIVNLLLLRGNLGREGAGPSPVRGHSNVQGNRTCGIDHRPTEAFLDRLGAVCGIDPPTAHGLDTVATIEAMNRGDVEVFVGMGGNFALAAPDTAYTYAGLRNCELTVHVSTKLNRSHLVHGRQALILPCLGRTEKDHQRGGEQQTSVEDSMSMVHLSKGMKRPASPHLLSEPAVIAGLARAALPDSATPWQWYVEDYDRIRDTMAEVLDGFEDFNRRVRLPLGFRIRQPARELVFLTPSGKAEFSAAPLPDVVPAPGTLALGTMRSHDQWNTTIYSDDDRYRGVTNLRTLVFMNRQDMRERRLGEFDPVDITATARDGSTRSLHGYLAVPYDIPRGCAAGYMPEMNVLCAIGDYSTQSDQPIMKHLKVTVVPAADRREESAPAG, from the coding sequence ATGGACCCCTCCCCCGCCGGGATCGAGCCGAGCGTCGGCGCCGCGCCGGGCAAGCCCCCGGGCTTCAAGCCCTACCGCCATCCCGCGGCCGGCTGGGGTGCGGCCAAGAGCGTCACGAAGTTCCTGGTCCGCGAGGGCGAGTACCTGGACGGCCCGCGCGCGATCATGAAGATGAACCACGAGGACGGCGGCTTCGACTGCCCGGGCTGCGCCTGGCCCGACGACGTCAAGGGCCTCAAGCTCGACCTGTGCGAGAACGGCATCAAGCACGTCACCTGGGAGATGACCCGCAAGCGGGTGGACCGGGCGTTCTTCGCCGCGCACACCGTCACGGAACTGGCCGGGTGGAGCGACTTCGCGCTGGAGGACCAGGGCCGGCTCACCGAGCCGATGGTGTACGACCCGGCGACCGACCACTACCGGCCGATCTCCTGGCAGGACGCCTTCGAGCTGGTCGGCCGGACGCTGCGGGGGCTGTCCGACCCGAACCGGGCCGCGTTCTACACCTCGGGCCGGCTGGGCAACGAGGCCACCTTCCTCTACCAGTTGATGGCCCGTGAGCTGGGCACCAACAACCTCCCCGACTGCTCCAACATGTGCCACGAGGCCAGCGGCCGGGCCATGCAGGCCGCGCTGGGCACCGGAAAGGGCACGGTGGACCTGAAGGACTGGGAGAGCGCCGACGCGCTGTTCATCCTCGGCGTCAACGCGGCCTCCAACGCGCCCCGGATGCTCACCGCGCTCGCCGGGGCCCACAAGCGCGGTGCGCGGATCGTGCACGTCAACCCGCTGGTCGAGGCCGCCGCCCGGCGCACGATCATCCCGCACGACTTCGTCGACATGGCGCTGAACAAGGCGACCGCGACCAGCAGCCTGAACGTCCAGCCGCGCATCGGCGGCGACATGGCCCTGCTGCGCGGCATGGCCAAGGCCCTGCTGGAGAGCGCCCGCACCGACCCGAAGGCGCTGGACACCCTGTTCGTCGAACGGCACACCAGCGGCTTCGAGGAGTACCGGGCGGTGTGCGAGCGGACGTCCTGGGAGGAGATCGAGCACCAGAGCGGCGTGCCGCGCGCGCAGATCCTCCGGGCCGCCCAGGTGTACCGGGAGGCGGACCGCAGCATCGTCAGCTGGTGCCTGGGCGTCACCCAGCACGAGCACGGGGTGGACACCGTCCGCGAGATCGTCAACCTGCTGCTGCTGCGCGGCAACCTGGGCCGGGAGGGCGCCGGGCCGTCGCCGGTGCGCGGGCACTCCAACGTCCAGGGCAACCGGACCTGCGGGATCGACCACCGGCCGACCGAGGCGTTCCTGGACCGGCTCGGCGCGGTCTGCGGGATCGACCCGCCGACCGCGCACGGCCTGGACACCGTCGCCACCATCGAGGCGATGAACCGCGGCGACGTCGAGGTGTTCGTCGGCATGGGCGGCAACTTCGCCCTCGCCGCCCCCGACACCGCCTACACCTACGCGGGCCTGCGCAACTGCGAGCTGACGGTGCACGTGTCGACCAAGCTGAACCGCAGTCACCTGGTGCACGGGCGGCAGGCGCTGATCCTGCCCTGCCTGGGGCGCACCGAGAAGGACCACCAGCGCGGCGGCGAGCAGCAGACCTCGGTCGAGGACTCGATGAGCATGGTGCACCTCTCCAAGGGCATGAAGCGCCCGGCCTCCCCGCACCTGCTCTCCGAGCCCGCCGTCATCGCGGGCCTGGCCCGCGCGGCGCTGCCGGACAGCGCCACGCCGTGGCAGTGGTACGTCGAGGACTACGACCGGATCCGCGACACCATGGCCGAGGTCCTCGACGGCTTCGAGGACTTCAACCGCCGGGTGCGGCTGCCGCTGGGCTTCCGGATCAGGCAGCCCGCCCGCGAGCTGGTGTTCCTGACGCCGTCGGGGAAGGCCGAGTTCTCGGCGGCGCCGCTGCCGGACGTCGTCCCCGCCCCCGGCACCCTGGCGCTGGGCACGATGCGCTCGCACGACCAGTGGAACACCACCATCTACTCGGACGACGACCGCTACCGGGGCGTCACCAACCTGCGCACCCTGGTCTTCATGAACCGCCAGGACATGCGCGAGCGCCGCCTCGGCGAGTTCGACCCGGTGGACATCACCGCCACCGCCCGGGACGGCTCGACCCGCTCGCTGCACGGCTACCTGGCCGTCCCGTACGACATCCCGCGCGGCTGTGCGGCCGGCTACATGCCGGAGATGAACGTGCTGTGCGCGATCGGCGACTACTCCACCCAGAGCGATCAGCCGATCATGAAGCACCTCAAGGTGACGGTGGTGCCCGCCGCGGACCGCCGGGAGGAGTCCGCCCCGGCCGGGTGA